A single window of Bordetella genomosp. 11 DNA harbors:
- a CDS encoding sigma-54-dependent transcriptional regulator, whose amino-acid sequence MPHVLIVDDESPVRTALAEIVKDEGFTVAQASDLREAKIQILRQSPDLVLSDLQLPDGSGLDIFQALSSPNVDVVFITGHASVESAVDALRLGAIDYLLKPVNIQRLKMVLGRMPRNADLSPWGGPFEDEDRFGKMLGRSEPMKRLYRQIAKVAPTEATVFLMGDSGTGKELAAQAIHELSGRRKGPFLPVNCGAISPNLIESEMFGHERGSFTGADRQHKGYFERAAGGTLFLDEITEMPIDLQVKLLRVLETGLFMRVGTNREIASDVRVVAATNRNPEEAVAEGKLREDLYHRLNVFPVELPPLRERGDDVILIAQRYLDMLNKERGAEKKFAVDTLEALRSHTWPGNVRELKNYVHRAFILADDNEIRAGVVPLQMSPEKTATGSQITVPVGVPLADADRRLIFATLEQCGGVKKHAAEILGISLKTLYNRLEEYAAAGHFPKVNGDTGSKPEPLGRAK is encoded by the coding sequence ATGCCACATGTTTTGATCGTCGATGACGAATCTCCAGTGCGAACCGCGCTGGCCGAGATCGTCAAGGACGAAGGGTTTACCGTTGCCCAAGCCAGCGATCTGCGCGAGGCGAAGATCCAGATCCTTCGCCAGTCGCCGGACCTGGTCTTGTCCGATCTGCAACTGCCGGATGGGAGCGGCCTGGATATCTTCCAGGCGTTGAGCTCGCCGAACGTCGATGTGGTGTTCATTACCGGCCACGCCAGTGTCGAAAGCGCGGTGGACGCCTTGCGTCTCGGGGCGATCGATTACCTGCTCAAGCCGGTCAATATCCAGCGCCTGAAAATGGTCCTGGGCCGCATGCCGCGCAACGCCGATCTGTCGCCGTGGGGCGGTCCCTTCGAGGACGAAGACCGCTTCGGCAAGATGCTGGGGCGTTCCGAGCCCATGAAGCGTCTCTACCGCCAGATCGCCAAGGTGGCGCCAACCGAAGCGACCGTATTCCTGATGGGAGACAGCGGCACGGGCAAGGAGCTCGCCGCGCAGGCCATCCACGAACTGAGCGGACGCCGCAAGGGTCCGTTCCTGCCGGTCAACTGCGGCGCCATTTCTCCCAACCTGATCGAAAGCGAAATGTTCGGCCACGAGCGCGGCAGCTTCACGGGCGCGGACCGGCAGCACAAGGGCTACTTCGAGCGGGCGGCGGGCGGCACTCTGTTCCTGGATGAAATCACGGAAATGCCCATAGACCTGCAGGTCAAGCTGCTGCGGGTCCTCGAAACAGGCCTGTTCATGCGGGTCGGGACGAACCGCGAGATCGCCAGCGACGTGCGGGTGGTCGCCGCGACCAACCGCAATCCAGAAGAGGCCGTCGCGGAAGGCAAGCTGCGTGAAGACCTGTATCACCGGCTCAACGTTTTTCCGGTCGAGCTGCCGCCGCTGCGCGAGCGTGGGGACGACGTGATCCTTATCGCCCAGCGCTACCTGGACATGCTTAACAAGGAGCGCGGGGCAGAGAAGAAATTCGCGGTCGATACGCTGGAAGCCCTGCGTAGCCATACCTGGCCGGGCAATGTGCGCGAGCTCAAGAACTACGTCCACCGCGCCTTTATCCTGGCCGACGATAACGAGATCCGCGCTGGCGTCGTGCCGCTGCAAATGTCGCCGGAGAAAACCGCAACCGGTTCGCAGATCACCGTGCCGGTCGGCGTGCCGCTGGCGGACGCGGACCGGCGGCTGATCTTCGCGACGCTGGAGCAATGCGGCGGCGTCAAAAAGCATGCCGCCGAGATCCTGGGCATCAGCCTGAAAACGCTCTATAACCGCCTCGAAGAGTACGCCGCGGCGGGGCATTTTCCCAAGGTGAATGGGGACACCGGCTCCAAGCCGGAGCCCCTCGGGCGGGCCAAGTAG
- a CDS encoding PRC-barrel domain-containing protein, with product MDHGRDTVEPGHIAAAGSPAETRIVGSAKKSGAGPGPEVMAAATLEGNDVLNLSGEKLGVLQDIMIDVASGRIAYAVLARGGVMGIGDKLFAVPWSALTLDTDRKCFLLDIDLERLRNAAGFDKDNWPRMADPAWAAGIHEYYGQPPYWS from the coding sequence ATGGACCATGGCCGAGATACCGTCGAACCCGGGCACATCGCCGCCGCCGGCTCGCCAGCCGAGACGCGGATCGTCGGGTCGGCAAAGAAGTCCGGCGCCGGACCCGGGCCGGAAGTCATGGCGGCGGCCACGCTGGAGGGGAACGACGTCCTGAACCTGTCCGGCGAAAAGTTGGGCGTTCTGCAGGACATCATGATCGACGTCGCCAGCGGCCGCATCGCTTATGCCGTGCTGGCGCGAGGCGGTGTCATGGGTATCGGCGACAAGCTGTTCGCGGTGCCGTGGAGCGCGTTGACGCTGGACACCGACCGCAAATGCTTTCTGCTGGATATCGACCTGGAGCGCCTGCGCAACGCCGCCGGCTTCGACAAGGACAATTGGCCGCGCATGGCGGACCCCGCTTGGGCCGCGGGGATCCACGAGTACTACGGACAGCCGCCGTATTGGTCGTGA
- a CDS encoding DUF883 family protein: protein MKSNSHSAELLAGKEKVATSLRELMAGTEELLRSTASYTGEEIERARQRLKTQLENARSMAGSWESTAAERYRYVADATDEYVHENAWKSIGIAAVLGLLLGACLSSSNDRR, encoded by the coding sequence ATGAAGTCGAATTCCCATAGCGCAGAACTTCTGGCCGGAAAGGAGAAGGTGGCGACCAGCCTGCGGGAGCTGATGGCCGGTACCGAAGAACTGCTTCGTTCCACGGCGTCTTATACCGGCGAAGAAATCGAGCGGGCACGCCAGCGCCTGAAGACTCAGCTGGAAAACGCGCGCAGCATGGCCGGCTCGTGGGAGAGCACGGCGGCGGAGCGCTACCGCTATGTCGCGGACGCCACGGACGAGTATGTTCATGAGAACGCCTGGAAATCGATCGGTATCGCCGCGGTGCTCGGCTTGCTGCTGGGCGCGTGCCTGTCGTCCAGCAACGACCGGCGCTGA
- a CDS encoding phospholipase D-like domain-containing protein, with protein sequence MKRLWRACWLAAFACLLAACATVPDATEGTLPRSQIRIATDSGWLSYQRSQDVVKKLDAPGQPASGPRFSLDDMDPATAGFLLRHLQVEEAISGAPLEAGNRVDLFSDGPTTYHAMLEAIRGARQYVHMESYIFDDDDAGRKFADALIAKRKQGVPVALMVDGVGTLHTPKAFFDRLRDAGVQVVVFNPVNPAEARAGWSPNNRDHRKLLVVDGKTGFLGGINISSVYESSASGGSSASILRGSSSDSAQPPDPKEAPWRDTQIRVQGPAVAEIERVMQEGWQAQHGPPLDPREFYPANQRMGDLFVRIVSNRPGDRDGYTLYLTFMSAIQSAQRSIHITMAYFVPDPAFVQALADAARRNVDVVLVLPGFSDSSLVFHAGRSHYTELLEAGVKIYERRDAFLHAKTAVIDGVWSTVGSSNMDWRSFALNYELNAVVIGPRFARQMETLFAEDVARGQRIDAQSWSDRGVKERLMESFGRMFERWL encoded by the coding sequence ATGAAACGCTTATGGCGGGCCTGTTGGCTCGCGGCATTCGCCTGCCTGCTCGCGGCTTGTGCCACCGTGCCCGACGCTACGGAGGGCACATTGCCGCGCAGCCAGATACGTATCGCGACCGATTCCGGCTGGCTGAGCTATCAACGCAGCCAGGATGTCGTCAAGAAGCTCGATGCGCCCGGTCAGCCGGCGTCCGGGCCGCGCTTCAGCCTCGACGACATGGACCCCGCCACCGCGGGCTTCCTGCTGCGTCACCTGCAAGTCGAAGAGGCCATCAGCGGAGCGCCTCTGGAGGCCGGCAATCGCGTCGACCTGTTCTCCGACGGCCCCACGACTTATCACGCCATGCTGGAGGCCATCCGGGGCGCGCGCCAGTATGTGCATATGGAAAGCTATATTTTCGACGACGACGACGCGGGACGGAAGTTTGCGGACGCACTGATCGCGAAGAGAAAACAGGGCGTCCCTGTCGCCCTCATGGTCGATGGCGTGGGGACCTTGCATACGCCGAAGGCATTCTTCGACCGCCTGCGCGATGCGGGGGTACAGGTGGTGGTGTTCAATCCGGTGAACCCTGCCGAGGCCCGCGCGGGATGGTCTCCGAATAACCGCGATCATCGGAAACTGTTGGTCGTCGATGGCAAGACGGGCTTTCTCGGCGGAATCAATATCAGTTCGGTATATGAGTCGTCCGCATCGGGCGGATCCTCGGCATCGATCCTGCGCGGCAGCTCGTCGGATTCGGCCCAACCTCCGGATCCCAAGGAAGCCCCATGGCGCGACACGCAGATCCGGGTGCAGGGTCCGGCCGTGGCCGAGATTGAACGGGTGATGCAGGAAGGCTGGCAAGCTCAACACGGTCCGCCACTGGATCCGAGAGAGTTCTATCCGGCGAATCAGCGGATGGGAGATCTCTTTGTGCGTATCGTCTCCAATCGCCCGGGAGACCGCGATGGCTATACGCTGTATCTGACTTTTATGTCGGCCATACAAAGCGCGCAGCGATCGATACACATCACCATGGCGTACTTCGTGCCGGATCCCGCCTTCGTACAGGCCTTGGCGGACGCGGCCAGGCGCAACGTGGACGTGGTGCTGGTGCTGCCGGGCTTCAGCGATTCTTCCCTCGTGTTCCATGCCGGCCGGTCGCACTATACGGAGCTGCTGGAAGCCGGCGTGAAGATCTATGAGCGTCGGGATGCGTTTCTGCACGCGAAGACCGCGGTGATCGACGGAGTATGGTCCACCGTAGGCTCAAGCAATATGGACTGGCGCAGTTTCGCGCTGAACTATGAATTGAACGCCGTCGTGATCGGACCGCGCTTCGCCCGCCAAATGGAAACCTTGTTTGCCGAAGATGTGGCCCGGGGCCAGCGGATCGATGCCCAATCGTGGTCGGACCGGGGCGTGAAGGAAAGACTCATGGAGTCCTTCGGTCGGATGTTCGAGCGCTGGCTCTGA
- a CDS encoding FMN-binding glutamate synthase family protein: MPWLAIRFSTLALVLAGTVCTATLTVLSSPVWLWAAIPLAALAVLGLYDLVQPHHAIRRNYPILGNLRFLFEAIRPEIRQYFLEDDTNATPFSRAQRSIVYQRAKKQVDKRPFGTQEEVYNDRYEWMNHSLAPTHVADSDFRVTVGGPDCKQPYSMSALNVSAMSFGALSGNAITALNEGARIGNFAHDTGEGGISPYHRKPGGDLVWNIGSGYFGCRDEQGNFSPEAFVRNARTPQVKMIEIKLSQGAKPGHGGILPGAKVTPEIAATRGVAPWKDCNSPAGHSAFDTPIGLMRFVAQLRELSEGKPVGFKLCVGHPWEWFAIVKAMLETGITPDFIVVDGAEGGTGAAPLEFVDHVGTPLREGLRLVHNTLVGVNLRDRIRIGASGKIITAFDMTRTMALGADWCNAARGFMFAIGCIQAQSCHTDKCPTGVATQDPVRQRALVVPDKAQRVANFHANTLHALAELLGAAGLTHPGALRPHHIARRISPSEVRLLSAVFPELAPGELLEGKFRHRVFETGWTMARADSFQPAHDITSVQAIADCPPEPVPA; encoded by the coding sequence ATGCCCTGGCTGGCCATCCGGTTTTCAACTTTGGCGCTCGTTCTGGCAGGCACCGTCTGCACGGCAACGTTAACCGTCCTGTCGTCGCCGGTGTGGCTCTGGGCGGCGATCCCGCTGGCCGCGCTGGCAGTGCTGGGCCTCTATGACCTGGTCCAGCCGCACCACGCCATACGCCGCAACTATCCCATCCTGGGCAACCTGCGCTTCCTGTTCGAAGCCATACGCCCGGAAATCCGCCAGTACTTCCTCGAAGACGATACGAACGCGACGCCCTTTTCACGGGCGCAGCGTTCCATCGTTTACCAACGCGCCAAGAAGCAGGTGGACAAGCGTCCTTTCGGCACGCAGGAAGAGGTCTACAACGACCGCTATGAGTGGATGAATCACTCGCTTGCGCCGACACATGTCGCCGACAGCGATTTTCGCGTCACCGTCGGCGGACCGGACTGCAAGCAACCTTATTCGATGTCGGCACTGAACGTCTCGGCCATGAGCTTCGGCGCGCTATCGGGCAACGCCATCACCGCGCTTAACGAAGGCGCGCGCATCGGCAATTTCGCCCACGATACCGGCGAAGGCGGCATCAGCCCGTATCACCGCAAGCCGGGAGGCGACCTGGTGTGGAATATCGGGTCCGGCTATTTCGGTTGCCGGGACGAGCAGGGCAACTTTTCGCCCGAGGCGTTCGTGCGCAACGCGCGCACGCCGCAGGTAAAGATGATAGAAATCAAGCTGTCGCAGGGCGCCAAGCCCGGCCACGGCGGTATTCTGCCCGGCGCCAAGGTCACGCCGGAAATCGCCGCGACGCGCGGCGTGGCGCCATGGAAAGACTGCAATTCGCCCGCGGGCCACAGCGCGTTCGACACGCCCATCGGGCTGATGCGCTTTGTCGCCCAGTTGCGCGAACTGTCCGAAGGCAAGCCGGTCGGGTTCAAGCTGTGCGTCGGCCATCCTTGGGAATGGTTCGCCATCGTCAAGGCGATGCTGGAAACCGGCATCACCCCCGACTTCATCGTCGTCGACGGTGCCGAAGGCGGAACCGGCGCGGCGCCACTGGAATTCGTCGACCATGTCGGTACCCCGCTGCGGGAGGGCCTGCGCCTGGTGCACAACACGCTTGTCGGGGTCAACCTGCGCGATCGCATTCGCATCGGTGCGTCCGGCAAGATCATCACCGCCTTCGACATGACGCGCACCATGGCGCTCGGCGCGGACTGGTGCAACGCCGCGCGCGGCTTCATGTTCGCGATCGGCTGTATACAGGCCCAATCGTGCCACACGGATAAATGCCCCACCGGCGTTGCGACCCAGGACCCGGTGCGCCAGCGCGCCCTGGTGGTACCCGACAAGGCGCAACGCGTGGCGAACTTCCACGCCAACACGCTGCACGCCCTGGCAGAGCTGCTGGGCGCGGCCGGACTGACGCATCCGGGCGCCCTGCGGCCCCACCACATCGCGCGGCGCATCTCGCCATCCGAAGTGCGCCTGCTGTCCGCGGTCTTTCCCGAGTTGGCGCCCGGTGAATTGCTGGAAGGCAAGTTCCGGCATCGCGTGTTCGAAACAGGCTGGACGATGGCGCGCGCCGATTCGTTCCAGCCGGCCCACGACATCACTTCCGTCCAGGCGATCGCGGACTGCCCACCCGAGCCCGTGCCAGCCTGA
- a CDS encoding RNA polymerase factor sigma-54, producing MAHQATYELRARQQTSLTPRLQQSVKLLQMSALEFTREIEQALATNPFLEEGEDDNAPADSGAASTPATDTALHENLSSASDMQGPALTEAPPEVVVELPELPDMQSEYSGDYPAARASGDGDSDVGQWARSTEDLRDRLCGELCSYRLAPRDRLMAEYIIEGLDEEGYLRTDLTELAGDGVFDPPPEREEWEVALKLVQQLDTPGLGARNLAECLKLQLIAMDETTPSRDLAIHIVEHELERLGKHDFSGLVRACQCSDDAMREACSLIRRLDPRPGLRYSQADSSYVVPDVVVQKFNNQWIVTPNRAAMPRARLHRAYADLFRNARYSDRSPMAQELQEARWLIRNVEQRYSTIQRVAEAIVLRQQTFFEYGEIALRPLMLREIADELEIHESTVSRATSNKYMATPRGIFEFKHFFSRELYTDTGGSCSAAAVRALIKEMIDGEDASTPLSDVDLAQLLGQQGVVVARRTVSKYRGQLKYPPADMRRQY from the coding sequence TTGGCACATCAAGCCACGTACGAACTCAGGGCGCGTCAGCAGACCAGCCTGACGCCGCGGCTCCAGCAGTCGGTAAAACTGCTGCAGATGTCCGCGCTGGAATTTACCCGCGAAATCGAGCAAGCACTCGCGACGAACCCGTTCCTCGAGGAAGGCGAGGACGATAACGCGCCGGCCGACTCTGGCGCGGCCAGCACGCCGGCCACCGATACGGCGCTCCACGAAAACCTGTCCAGCGCGTCCGATATGCAGGGCCCCGCGCTGACGGAAGCCCCGCCGGAAGTCGTGGTTGAGCTACCCGAGCTGCCGGACATGCAATCGGAGTATTCCGGCGATTACCCCGCGGCCCGCGCCTCGGGCGATGGCGATAGCGACGTCGGCCAGTGGGCCCGCAGCACCGAAGACCTGCGCGACCGGCTGTGCGGCGAGCTGTGCAGCTACCGCCTGGCGCCCCGCGATCGCCTGATGGCCGAGTACATCATCGAAGGGCTGGACGAAGAAGGTTATCTGCGAACCGATCTGACCGAACTCGCCGGAGACGGGGTATTCGATCCCCCACCCGAACGCGAGGAATGGGAAGTCGCCCTTAAGCTGGTTCAGCAGCTCGACACCCCCGGCCTGGGCGCTCGCAACCTCGCGGAATGCCTGAAGCTGCAGCTCATCGCGATGGACGAGACAACGCCGTCACGCGATCTGGCAATCCACATCGTCGAACACGAACTGGAACGCCTGGGCAAGCACGATTTTTCCGGCCTGGTCCGCGCGTGCCAGTGCAGCGACGACGCGATGCGCGAAGCGTGCTCGCTGATACGGCGCCTGGACCCTCGTCCCGGGCTGCGTTATTCACAAGCCGATTCCAGCTATGTGGTACCGGATGTCGTCGTACAGAAGTTCAACAATCAATGGATCGTCACACCCAACCGGGCGGCGATGCCCCGCGCACGCCTGCATCGGGCCTACGCAGATCTGTTCCGTAATGCCCGCTATAGCGATCGCTCCCCGATGGCACAAGAGCTGCAGGAAGCGCGCTGGCTGATCCGCAATGTCGAACAGCGCTACAGCACCATACAGCGCGTGGCGGAAGCAATCGTTCTGCGCCAGCAAACGTTCTTCGAGTACGGAGAGATCGCCTTGCGTCCGTTGATGCTGCGCGAGATCGCCGATGAATTGGAAATCCACGAGTCCACCGTATCCCGCGCGACGAGCAATAAGTACATGGCCACGCCGCGCGGCATTTTCGAGTTCAAGCACTTCTTCTCCCGCGAGCTTTATACCGACACGGGGGGAAGCTGCTCGGCCGCTGCCGTGCGGGCGTTGATCAAGGAAATGATCGACGGCGAAGATGCATCCACGCCCTTGTCCGATGTCGACCTTGCGCAACTGCTTGGCCAGCAAGGTGTGGTGGTGGCGCGTCGCACCGTATCGAAGTACCGTGGGCAGCTGAAGTACCCACCCGCCGATATGCGCCGCCAGTACTGA
- the egtD gene encoding L-histidine N(alpha)-methyltransferase, with amino-acid sequence MRVPSYSSSAVDTIPTVAPAAPAPEPRFHQRHVETTDTVRKELLDGLAKEQAHISPKFLYDELGSSLFTAITLLDEYYPTRCENEIFAKHSADIVAHAGPVHTLIDLGAGDCAKAERLLAHVRPAQYVPIDISVDYLKAAVKRIADHYPDLEISALGMDFFNDLSLPAEVHAERRAFFYPGSSIGNLPPEQAADLLANIRRQCADGALIIGVDLVKAREILEPAYDDAVGVTAAFNLNMLRHVNKILGSDFNLAQWQHLACFNEARSRMEMHLRARVATTVRWPGGERSFKEGERIHTEDSYKYRPHAFKAMLSRAGFGQIRYWTDEREWFAVFCARA; translated from the coding sequence ATGCGCGTACCCTCGTATTCGTCTTCCGCCGTCGACACCATCCCAACGGTGGCGCCCGCGGCACCCGCCCCCGAACCGCGGTTTCATCAGCGGCACGTCGAAACCACCGATACGGTAAGAAAAGAGTTGCTGGACGGCCTGGCCAAAGAGCAGGCTCACATCAGCCCCAAGTTTCTCTACGATGAATTGGGATCCAGCCTGTTCACCGCCATTACGCTTTTGGATGAGTACTATCCTACGCGGTGCGAGAACGAGATATTCGCGAAGCATTCGGCCGACATCGTCGCCCACGCAGGCCCGGTGCATACCTTGATCGATCTGGGCGCCGGCGATTGCGCCAAAGCGGAACGCCTGCTGGCCCATGTGCGGCCGGCCCAATATGTTCCCATCGACATTTCCGTCGACTACCTGAAAGCCGCCGTCAAGCGGATCGCGGATCATTATCCGGACCTGGAGATCTCCGCGCTGGGTATGGATTTCTTCAATGATCTCAGCCTGCCCGCCGAAGTGCACGCGGAGCGGCGCGCTTTCTTCTATCCCGGGTCGAGCATCGGTAACCTCCCCCCGGAACAGGCGGCAGACCTGCTGGCGAACATACGCCGGCAATGCGCCGACGGGGCGTTGATCATCGGAGTGGACCTGGTCAAAGCCCGCGAAATACTCGAACCGGCCTACGATGACGCCGTGGGTGTGACGGCCGCGTTCAATCTGAACATGCTGCGCCATGTCAACAAAATCCTCGGCTCGGATTTCAATCTGGCGCAATGGCAGCATCTGGCCTGCTTCAACGAAGCGCGCTCGCGCATGGAAATGCATCTGCGCGCGCGCGTCGCGACCACGGTACGGTGGCCGGGAGGCGAAAGAAGCTTCAAGGAAGGCGAGAGAATCCATACGGAGGACTCCTACAAGTACCGTCCGCATGCCTTCAAGGCCATGTTGTCGCGTGCCGGC
- a CDS encoding sigma-54 interaction domain-containing protein, producing MGIPNATAASRASGRLDPTASPKPSSMGKCEAMRRLAEQIDKVAGTDASVLIVGESGTGKELVARAIHGGSERADQPFVPVNCGAIPATLIEAELFGHEKGSFTGAIAQNIGYFEHASGGTLFLDEVTEMPLDMQVQLLRVLETGTFHRVGGLQPVRVNVRIVAATNRDPYTAVNEGRFREDLLYRLAVVPLRVPPLRERLEDVPYLAQRFLDSFNAAEGTNKVFSKRASDALLAYDWPGNVRELKNTIHRAYILADNVVEIAAPALSRRQSKAQVAHGTLKMSVGTSLLQAQRELILATLAHHQGDKRLTARTLGISLKTLYNRLGTYDGSATSHSG from the coding sequence ATGGGAATACCCAACGCCACCGCGGCGTCCCGCGCCAGCGGCCGCCTCGATCCGACCGCGTCTCCGAAGCCTTCCTCCATGGGGAAGTGCGAAGCCATGCGCCGATTGGCTGAGCAGATAGACAAAGTGGCCGGCACCGACGCCAGCGTGCTGATCGTGGGCGAGAGCGGTACCGGCAAGGAGCTCGTGGCCCGGGCCATCCACGGCGGCAGCGAGCGCGCCGACCAGCCTTTCGTCCCCGTCAACTGCGGCGCGATCCCCGCGACCTTGATCGAAGCCGAGCTGTTCGGCCACGAAAAAGGCAGCTTCACCGGCGCGATCGCCCAGAACATCGGCTACTTCGAGCACGCCAGCGGCGGCACCCTGTTTCTGGACGAAGTCACGGAGATGCCGCTGGACATGCAGGTACAACTGCTGCGCGTCCTGGAAACCGGCACGTTTCATCGCGTCGGCGGACTACAACCGGTCCGGGTAAACGTCCGCATCGTGGCCGCCACCAACCGCGACCCATACACAGCCGTCAACGAGGGACGCTTCCGCGAGGATCTGCTCTACCGGCTGGCCGTGGTGCCGCTGCGCGTGCCGCCCCTGCGCGAAAGACTGGAAGACGTGCCTTACCTGGCACAACGCTTCCTGGACAGCTTCAACGCCGCCGAGGGCACCAACAAGGTCTTCTCCAAGCGCGCATCCGACGCCCTGCTGGCGTACGACTGGCCGGGGAACGTCCGCGAATTGAAGAACACGATCCATCGCGCCTACATTCTGGCCGATAACGTGGTCGAGATCGCCGCCCCGGCGCTGTCGCGGCGACAGTCCAAGGCGCAGGTGGCCCATGGCACGTTGAAGATGTCCGTGGGAACCTCGCTGCTGCAGGCGCAAAGGGAATTGATCCTGGCGACGCTGGCGCATCACCAGGGCGACAAACGGCTGACCGCCCGCACGCTGGGTATCAGCCTTAAGACGCTATACAACCGGCTGGGCACCTACGACGGATCCGCGACTTCGCATTCCGGGTAA